In a genomic window of Halalkalicoccus sp. CG83:
- the lysW gene encoding lysine biosynthesis protein LysW — MANQDTITAEDPLTGEEIEIPADVEVGEIIDSPVTGAELEVVSTDPVELEEAPELEEDWGE; from the coding sequence ATGGCGAACCAAGACACCATCACGGCAGAGGACCCGCTCACCGGCGAAGAGATCGAGATCCCGGCCGACGTCGAGGTCGGCGAGATAATCGACAGCCCGGTCACCGGGGCCGAACTCGAGGTCGTCTCCACCGACCCCGTCGAGCTCGAGGAGGCGCCCGAGCTAGAAGAGGACTGGGGTGAGTGA
- the lysX gene encoding lysine biosynthesis protein LysX gives MNVGILYSRIRKDEKLLLNELRERGHEITKIDVRKQQFNVHEPPAVFDDVDVVLDRCLATSRSLYVTRFCEAYGLPVVNAPETAETCADKVKNSLALASAGVPTPDTDVAFTTEAALESIERFGYPCVLKPVMGSWGRLMAKIETRSAAEAILEHKETLGHYEHKVFYIQEFVAKPDRDIRVLAADGEPIAAMARSSEHWLTNAAKGAETRQFEPDERALDLVERASDAVGGGLLGIDLMETEDGYTVHEVNHTVEFKALNEVVDRDVPAAVVDWLEGQVPVEVTP, from the coding sequence ATGAACGTAGGCATTCTCTACTCCCGGATTCGTAAGGACGAGAAGCTCCTGTTGAACGAGCTTCGTGAGCGCGGCCACGAGATCACGAAGATCGACGTACGAAAACAGCAGTTCAACGTCCACGAGCCGCCGGCGGTCTTCGATGACGTCGACGTCGTGCTCGATCGGTGTCTGGCGACCAGCCGCAGCCTCTACGTCACGCGCTTCTGCGAGGCGTACGGGCTACCGGTCGTCAACGCCCCCGAGACCGCCGAGACCTGCGCCGACAAGGTGAAGAACAGCCTCGCGCTCGCGAGCGCGGGCGTGCCGACGCCGGATACGGACGTGGCGTTCACCACCGAGGCCGCCCTCGAGAGCATCGAGCGGTTCGGCTACCCCTGCGTACTGAAGCCCGTCATGGGTTCGTGGGGCCGGCTGATGGCGAAGATCGAGACCCGAAGCGCGGCCGAGGCGATCCTCGAACACAAGGAGACGCTCGGCCACTACGAGCACAAGGTGTTCTACATCCAGGAGTTCGTCGCCAAACCCGATCGGGACATCCGCGTGCTCGCCGCGGACGGCGAGCCGATCGCCGCGATGGCGCGCTCCTCGGAACACTGGCTCACCAACGCCGCGAAGGGCGCCGAGACTCGGCAGTTCGAGCCCGACGAGCGCGCGCTGGATCTGGTCGAGCGCGCGAGCGACGCCGTTGGCGGCGGCCTGCTCGGCATCGACCTGATGGAGACCGAGGACGGCTACACCGTCCACGAGGTGAACCACACCGTCGAGTTCAAGGCGCTCAACGAGGTCGTCGACAGGGACGTCCCCGCGGCGGTGGTCGACTGGCTCGAGGGCCAGGTCCCCGTCGAGGTGACGCCCTGA
- the argC gene encoding N-acetyl-gamma-glutamyl-phosphate reductase: MAVGETDADARSSETLSATVIGGSGFTGGELLRLLEGHPNFEVAQATSRSYENKTIGAVHPNLRGSELRFSDPAALESVDVLFAATPHGVSMERIDAFRDAADTVVDLSADFRLDSKEQYEQWYDGHDAPEHLEESVYALPELTREELPGAELIAAGGCNATATILGLYPLFEAGILDGSEQVVVDVKVGSSEGGAGGGEASSHPERSGIVRPYAPTGHRHEAEIEQELGLSVSFTAHAVDMIRGASATCHVFPNEPVSKGELWKAYRGSYAEEPFMRIASGGSGVYRYPEPKAVAGTNYGDVGFELDPANGRLVVFSAIDNMMKGSAGQAVHAANVALGFEETAGLEFQGLHPVGAP, from the coding sequence ATGGCGGTGGGGGAGACCGACGCGGACGCACGGTCGAGCGAGACGCTCTCGGCCACGGTAATCGGCGGGAGCGGCTTCACCGGGGGCGAGCTCCTGCGGCTGCTCGAGGGCCACCCGAACTTCGAGGTGGCTCAGGCGACCAGCCGGTCCTACGAGAACAAGACCATTGGAGCGGTCCACCCCAACCTCCGAGGCAGCGAGCTTCGCTTCTCGGATCCCGCGGCGCTCGAATCGGTCGACGTCCTGTTCGCGGCGACGCCCCACGGCGTCTCGATGGAGCGCATCGACGCCTTCCGCGACGCCGCCGACACGGTCGTCGACCTCTCGGCGGACTTCCGGCTCGATAGCAAAGAACAGTACGAGCAGTGGTACGACGGCCACGACGCACCCGAACACCTCGAGGAATCGGTGTACGCCCTCCCCGAACTCACCCGCGAGGAACTTCCCGGCGCGGAACTGATCGCCGCGGGCGGCTGTAACGCGACCGCGACGATCCTCGGGCTCTATCCGCTGTTCGAGGCCGGCATCCTCGACGGGAGCGAGCAGGTCGTCGTCGACGTGAAGGTCGGCTCCTCGGAGGGGGGCGCCGGCGGCGGCGAGGCCTCCTCACACCCCGAACGTTCGGGGATCGTCCGGCCGTACGCGCCGACTGGTCACCGCCACGAGGCGGAGATCGAGCAGGAGCTCGGACTCTCGGTGTCGTTCACCGCCCACGCGGTCGACATGATCCGCGGGGCCTCGGCCACGTGTCACGTCTTCCCGAACGAGCCGGTCTCGAAGGGCGAGCTCTGGAAGGCCTATCGGGGAAGCTACGCCGAGGAGCCGTTCATGCGGATCGCTTCCGGCGGAAGCGGCGTCTACCGCTACCCCGAACCGAAGGCGGTCGCCGGGACCAACTACGGCGACGTCGGTTTCGAGCTCGATCCGGCCAACGGGAGGCTCGTGGTCTTCTCGGCGATCGACAACATGATGAAGGGCTCGGCGGGCCAAGCGGTCCACGCCGCCAACGTCGCGCTCGGCTTCGAGGAGACCGCGGGCCTCGAGTTCCAGGGACTCCACCCCGTGGGCGCTCCATGA
- a CDS encoding aspartate aminotransferase family protein — MSGFVFSEKPIRIERGEGPYLYADNETEYLDFGASYAVAAVGHCHPRVVEAATAQLERLMFVQASYPNDARDACYEKLAAVAPDGIENVWLCNSGTEANEAALKFARSATGRKKIVATRRGFHGRTMGALAATWKQKYKKPFEPLAGAFEAVPYGDSEALAEAVDEETAAVIVEPIQGEGGINPAPEGYLEAAREQCDETGAALVFDEIQTGLGRTGEFWACEHDGVVPDVLTSAKGLASGLPVGATLCRDWIAENAGPHGSTFSGNPVVCAAANATLDVLVEEELPTHAAEMGTYLHEELEAADLPIRDVRGRGLMTGVEVKRGSNRLLKELALNHRVLALPAGRSVLRLLPPLVIEEEHVDRVVGAIGDVVSTTAER; from the coding sequence GTGAGCGGGTTCGTCTTCTCCGAGAAGCCGATCCGCATCGAGCGCGGCGAGGGGCCCTATCTCTACGCCGACAACGAGACGGAGTACCTCGACTTCGGCGCGAGCTACGCGGTGGCGGCGGTCGGCCACTGCCACCCCCGCGTCGTCGAGGCCGCGACGGCACAGTTGGAACGGCTGATGTTCGTCCAGGCTTCCTATCCCAACGACGCCCGCGACGCCTGCTACGAGAAGCTGGCAGCGGTCGCGCCGGATGGCATAGAAAACGTCTGGCTCTGTAACTCGGGGACGGAGGCCAACGAGGCGGCGCTGAAGTTCGCCCGCAGCGCGACGGGTAGGAAGAAAATCGTCGCTACCCGCCGGGGCTTTCACGGCCGGACGATGGGCGCGCTCGCCGCGACCTGGAAACAGAAGTACAAGAAACCGTTCGAGCCCCTGGCGGGGGCCTTCGAAGCCGTACCGTACGGCGACAGCGAGGCGCTCGCGGAGGCGGTCGACGAGGAGACCGCGGCGGTGATCGTCGAGCCGATCCAGGGCGAGGGCGGGATCAACCCCGCGCCGGAGGGCTACCTCGAGGCCGCGCGCGAGCAGTGTGACGAGACCGGCGCGGCGCTCGTCTTCGACGAGATCCAGACCGGGCTGGGACGCACCGGCGAGTTCTGGGCGTGCGAACACGACGGCGTAGTGCCCGACGTCCTCACGAGCGCGAAGGGGCTCGCGAGCGGCCTCCCGGTGGGGGCGACGCTCTGTCGCGACTGGATCGCGGAGAACGCCGGGCCCCACGGTTCGACCTTTAGTGGAAATCCCGTCGTCTGTGCGGCGGCGAACGCGACGCTCGACGTACTCGTCGAAGAGGAACTGCCCACACACGCGGCCGAGATGGGGACGTACCTCCACGAGGAGCTCGAGGCCGCGGACCTGCCCATCCGCGACGTCCGCGGGCGCGGGCTGATGACCGGCGTCGAGGTGAAACGCGGGTCGAACCGACTGCTGAAGGAGCTCGCGTTGAACCACCGGGTGCTCGCGCTGCCCGCGGGCCGGTCGGTCCTGCGACTGCTGCCTCCGCTCGTGATCGAGGAGGAGCACGTCGATCGGGTCGTCGGCGCGATCGGCGACGTCGTGAGCACGACGGCCGAACGATGA
- a CDS encoding [LysW]-lysine hydrolase: MSDASVGRGLLVDLVSIDSPSGEEREAAERLVAFFEEHDREAWLDEVGNVRAPADDRLLLTSHVDTVPGEIPVRTEDGVLWGRGSVDATGPLAAMAVAAVETGVSFVGVVREETDSRGAWHLIEEREAPDALVNGEPSGWDGITLGYRGMLSGTYVATSESGHTSRPEPNAIQHAVRWWNRVEEAFAPDEDEEWGPVFERVTTKPVKIEGGTDPDGLSVSATLDGQFRIPPDTTPDEVREIADGRLEEGTVNWGRPIPPVMESPRTDLARAFRVAIRQTGGDPRLLRKTGTSDMNVYASAWECPMVTYGPGDSDLDHAPDERLNLAEFDRSIAVLEAVGERIRP; this comes from the coding sequence ATGAGCGACGCGAGCGTCGGACGCGGGCTGCTGGTCGATCTGGTCTCGATCGACTCGCCGTCGGGCGAGGAGCGCGAGGCCGCCGAGCGTCTCGTCGCCTTCTTCGAGGAACACGACCGGGAGGCGTGGCTCGACGAGGTGGGCAACGTCCGTGCCCCGGCCGACGACCGTCTCCTCTTGACCTCCCACGTCGACACCGTTCCCGGAGAGATCCCCGTCCGCACCGAGGACGGCGTCCTCTGGGGCCGCGGCAGCGTCGACGCGACCGGCCCGCTTGCGGCGATGGCGGTCGCGGCCGTCGAGACGGGTGTGAGCTTCGTCGGCGTCGTCCGCGAGGAGACCGACTCCCGGGGCGCGTGGCACCTCATCGAGGAGCGCGAGGCGCCCGACGCACTCGTCAACGGCGAGCCGAGCGGCTGGGACGGAATCACGCTGGGCTACCGGGGCATGCTCTCGGGCACGTACGTCGCCACCTCGGAGTCGGGCCACACCTCCCGGCCGGAGCCCAACGCCATCCAGCACGCGGTCCGGTGGTGGAACCGGGTCGAGGAGGCGTTCGCACCCGACGAGGACGAGGAGTGGGGGCCGGTGTTCGAGCGAGTCACGACGAAACCGGTCAAGATCGAGGGCGGGACAGACCCCGACGGGCTCTCGGTCTCCGCGACGCTCGACGGGCAGTTCCGCATCCCTCCCGACACGACGCCCGACGAGGTTCGAGAGATCGCGGACGGCCGGCTGGAGGAGGGGACGGTGAACTGGGGGCGGCCGATCCCGCCAGTGATGGAGAGCCCGCGAACCGACCTCGCACGAGCGTTCCGGGTCGCGATCCGCCAGACGGGCGGTGACCCTCGCCTCCTTCGCAAGACGGGAACGAGCGACATGAACGTCTACGCGTCGGCGTGGGAGTGCCCGATGGTCACCTATGGCCCGGGCGACTCCGACCTGGATCACGCCCCCGACGAACGTCTCAACCTCGCGGAGTTCGACCGCTCGATCGCGGTCCTGGAGGCGGTGGGCGAACGGATCAGACCATGA
- the argF gene encoding ornithine carbamoyltransferase encodes MTRHYLDVDDLSANELETVLDLAVEYKEKQREGVPHPDLERRTLGMLFQKPSTRTRVSFETGMTQFGGHAIFLGADDIQLGRGEPLKDTARTLSRYVDAVVARVFSHENVEELARYASVPVVNGLTDDAHPCQTLADLLTIREYAATTDGSSSNALDGVSAAWVGDGNNVCQSFAIGCALAGIDLTIATPSGYGIDEDVIDRAADLGTAPTITTDPAAAVEGADVVYTDVWISMGQEDERDLRLGDFEGFRLDERLLTNAPDAAVMHCLPAHRGEEISEDVLEGERSLVFDQAENRLHAQKALLAWLLDR; translated from the coding sequence ATGACACGACACTACCTCGACGTCGACGACCTGAGCGCAAACGAGCTGGAGACGGTGCTCGATCTGGCGGTCGAGTACAAGGAGAAACAACGGGAAGGCGTCCCGCATCCCGATCTGGAGCGGCGAACGCTGGGAATGCTCTTCCAGAAGCCGAGCACGCGAACCCGCGTCTCCTTCGAGACGGGGATGACGCAGTTCGGCGGCCACGCGATCTTCCTCGGTGCGGACGACATCCAACTGGGTCGGGGCGAGCCGCTGAAGGACACCGCGCGTACCCTCTCGCGCTACGTCGACGCCGTCGTCGCCCGCGTGTTCAGCCACGAGAACGTCGAGGAGCTCGCGCGCTACGCGAGCGTCCCGGTCGTGAACGGACTGACCGACGACGCCCACCCCTGCCAGACGCTCGCTGACCTGCTGACGATCCGCGAGTACGCCGCCACGACGGACGGGAGTTCGTCGAACGCGCTCGACGGCGTCTCGGCGGCGTGGGTCGGCGACGGCAACAACGTGTGCCAGTCGTTCGCGATCGGTTGTGCGCTCGCGGGGATCGACCTGACGATCGCGACGCCCTCGGGCTACGGGATCGACGAGGACGTGATCGACCGAGCTGCCGACCTGGGCACCGCGCCGACGATCACTACCGACCCAGCAGCGGCGGTCGAGGGGGCGGACGTCGTCTACACCGACGTCTGGATCAGCATGGGCCAGGAGGACGAACGCGACCTCCGGCTGGGAGACTTCGAGGGTTTTCGGCTCGACGAGAGGCTACTCACGAACGCGCCCGACGCGGCGGTGATGCACTGTCTACCCGCCCACCGCGGCGAGGAGATCTCCGAGGACGTGCTCGAGGGCGAGCGATCGCTCGTCTTCGACCAGGCGGAGAACCGGCTCCACGCCCAGAAGGCGTTGCTCGCGTGGCTGCTCGATCGGTGA
- a CDS encoding nitric-oxide reductase large subunit, whose protein sequence is MEITHALADTDLIDERRRRASDYVADRLETGAEAVEDLSTRVRDEVRERAFGPDDGAVGALVGDFDDLFGELIGRRYPELRADGLSDRAFEAFLRRYDLDGTRLNDRTREVIRDELAAEDVDPNRLLERVGDERSRDSEPRADVDPSIDHVLSDVRSRLRAELDVEDDRPLGRTLDELLQRDAVEVAHGIERALEEGLPRSRRRLTETGSESAGRSTAAMALAAMALLSENGTIERSLGGILPELASALADGADGGPPIGRVLLELLSTLPLETGTGDLDLASLRSALDSERTGARALVVLFVANLVAMTLGAWASRERAPPIPDEIRGPNGERVVTAEQVRAGKKAFQANGLMNHGSILGNGSYFGVDLTADALALKAEFMREYYARRRGAESFEALDADGRAAVEDRVERELDADAPRGSIARYSAAEVYAHRRIRDRYVDRYYGGAPERGIPQNFVESPDQAARIADFALWTAWMSHTDRPGSDHSYTNDWPYVPGTGNRPTGQVLVWSTISVVLLVAGGGIGVWAYHAFDFAEPATEAVDVPSPDEVSITPSQYAAAWYVPVAGALFVVQALVGALLAHYYVERTGLFGIGDALGIDVVSLVPFSVGRTWHVNLAVLWITTLWLAGGLFLPGLFAERDPPWQAAGATALLGALVIATVGAFAGVWLGIQGAFGTPEEGELWWWLGSEGLEYLETGRFWKLLLLGALGGWTGLVLRSVRRLDETPTGLSHFMMYAGGSIALMFGASMLYTPETNMAVTEFWRWWVVHMWVEGVFEFFVTAVISVALVSMDLVERADAEKAILFEVFTIMAAGIVGVSHHYWWVGLPDLWVPIGTTFSTLEFVPLVFVLYRSLGEYRSLKAQGEAFPYTLPLLFIIGSSVWNFVGGGVLGFFVNLPVINYYEHGTYLTVAHAHTATFGAFGLLALGLGAYVLRMVTPEAVWNPTWFRGAFWLTNAGLTIMTVASLLPVGFLQLRTAYTDGYDAARSLEFYEQSHVQTLLWTRTLGDTPMILGAFAFTLGAVRHLYAARRSVA, encoded by the coding sequence ATGGAAATCACGCACGCCCTTGCGGATACGGACCTCATCGACGAACGACGTCGGCGCGCGAGCGACTACGTGGCGGATCGTCTCGAGACCGGCGCTGAGGCCGTCGAAGACCTCTCGACGCGGGTTCGCGACGAGGTACGCGAACGCGCGTTCGGGCCCGATGACGGCGCCGTAGGCGCCCTCGTCGGCGATTTCGACGACCTGTTCGGGGAACTGATCGGGAGACGCTACCCCGAGCTCCGCGCGGACGGGCTCTCCGATCGTGCGTTCGAGGCGTTCCTGCGACGATACGATCTGGACGGAACTCGTCTGAACGACCGGACGCGCGAGGTGATTCGAGACGAGCTAGCCGCAGAGGACGTCGATCCGAATCGGTTGCTCGAACGGGTCGGTGACGAGCGTTCGAGGGACTCGGAACCGCGAGCCGACGTGGATCCTTCGATCGATCACGTCCTCAGCGACGTTCGGTCCCGACTCCGGGCGGAACTCGACGTCGAAGACGACCGGCCCCTCGGCCGAACGCTCGACGAGCTCCTCCAGCGGGACGCCGTGGAAGTCGCTCACGGAATCGAACGCGCTCTGGAGGAGGGGCTACCCCGTTCGAGGAGGAGGTTGACCGAGACGGGGAGCGAGAGTGCCGGTCGTTCGACCGCCGCGATGGCGCTCGCGGCGATGGCTCTCCTCTCGGAGAACGGGACGATCGAACGGTCCTTGGGTGGGATACTCCCGGAGCTAGCGTCCGCTCTGGCGGACGGAGCGGACGGAGGTCCGCCGATCGGACGCGTTCTCCTCGAACTGCTGTCCACTCTCCCACTGGAGACCGGAACGGGCGATCTCGACCTCGCGTCGCTTCGCTCCGCGCTGGACTCCGAGCGGACGGGAGCACGGGCGCTCGTCGTGCTGTTCGTCGCCAACCTCGTCGCGATGACGCTCGGGGCGTGGGCGTCCCGCGAGCGCGCCCCGCCGATTCCCGACGAGATCCGGGGGCCGAACGGGGAGCGGGTCGTCACCGCAGAGCAGGTGCGCGCGGGCAAGAAGGCGTTCCAGGCGAACGGCCTCATGAACCACGGGTCGATCCTCGGGAACGGATCGTACTTCGGGGTCGATCTCACCGCGGACGCCCTGGCGCTGAAGGCCGAGTTCATGCGCGAGTACTACGCCCGACGGCGCGGGGCCGAGTCCTTCGAGGCGCTCGACGCCGACGGGCGGGCCGCCGTCGAGGACCGCGTCGAACGGGAACTCGACGCCGACGCCCCCCGGGGATCGATCGCCCGGTATTCGGCGGCCGAGGTCTACGCCCACCGCCGGATCCGCGATCGGTACGTCGACCGGTACTACGGGGGCGCTCCCGAACGGGGGATTCCCCAGAACTTCGTCGAGTCGCCCGATCAGGCGGCACGGATCGCCGACTTCGCGCTCTGGACGGCGTGGATGTCCCACACCGACCGTCCGGGGTCCGATCACTCCTACACGAACGACTGGCCGTACGTGCCCGGAACCGGGAACCGGCCGACCGGTCAGGTGCTCGTCTGGAGCACGATCAGCGTCGTGTTGCTCGTCGCCGGCGGCGGCATCGGCGTGTGGGCCTACCACGCGTTCGACTTCGCCGAACCGGCGACCGAGGCGGTCGACGTGCCCTCGCCCGACGAGGTGTCGATCACGCCGAGCCAGTACGCCGCGGCGTGGTACGTCCCCGTCGCGGGCGCGCTGTTCGTCGTCCAGGCGCTCGTCGGAGCGCTGCTCGCCCACTACTACGTCGAGCGCACCGGCCTCTTCGGCATCGGCGACGCGCTCGGCATCGACGTCGTCTCGCTGGTGCCCTTCTCCGTCGGCCGCACCTGGCACGTCAACCTCGCGGTGCTCTGGATCACGACGCTGTGGCTCGCTGGCGGCCTCTTCCTTCCGGGACTGTTCGCAGAGCGGGACCCGCCCTGGCAGGCCGCGGGCGCGACCGCCCTTTTGGGAGCGCTCGTGATCGCGACGGTCGGCGCGTTCGCCGGCGTCTGGCTCGGAATCCAGGGCGCGTTCGGCACGCCCGAGGAGGGCGAACTCTGGTGGTGGCTCGGCTCAGAGGGCCTCGAGTACCTCGAGACCGGCCGGTTCTGGAAGCTGCTGTTGCTGGGCGCGCTCGGCGGCTGGACGGGTCTCGTCCTCCGTAGCGTCAGGCGATTGGACGAGACCCCGACCGGCCTGAGTCACTTCATGATGTACGCGGGTGGGTCGATCGCGCTCATGTTCGGCGCGAGCATGCTCTACACGCCGGAGACGAACATGGCAGTGACGGAGTTCTGGCGCTGGTGGGTCGTCCACATGTGGGTCGAGGGCGTCTTCGAGTTCTTCGTCACCGCCGTGATCTCGGTCGCGCTGGTGTCGATGGATCTCGTCGAGCGGGCCGACGCCGAGAAGGCGATCCTCTTCGAGGTGTTCACCATCATGGCGGCAGGAATCGTCGGCGTCTCGCATCACTACTGGTGGGTCGGGTTGCCCGACCTCTGGGTCCCGATCGGGACGACCTTCTCGACGCTCGAGTTCGTCCCCCTGGTGTTCGTCCTCTACCGGAGCCTCGGGGAGTACCGGTCGCTGAAGGCCCAGGGCGAGGCGTTCCCCTACACGCTGCCGCTCCTGTTCATCATCGGCAGTAGCGTCTGGAACTTCGTCGGCGGCGGCGTCCTGGGCTTTTTCGTCAATCTGCCGGTGATCAACTACTACGAACACGGGACCTACCTGACCGTCGCACACGCTCACACGGCGACGTTCGGAGCGTTCGGACTGCTCGCGCTCGGCCTCGGCGCCTACGTCCTGCGGATGGTCACGCCCGAGGCGGTCTGGAATCCGACCTGGTTCCGCGGGGCGTTCTGGCTCACTAACGCCGGGCTCACGATCATGACCGTCGCGTCGCTGCTCCCGGTCGGGTTCCTGCAGCTGCGGACCGCCTACACCGACGGCTACGACGCGGCTCGAAGCCTCGAGTTCTACGAGCAGTCGCACGTTCAGACGCTGCTGTGGACGCGAACGCTCGGTGACACGCCGATGATCCTCGGGGCGTTCGCGTTCACCCTCGGGGCGGTTCGCCACCTCTACGCGGCGCGACGCTCGGTCGCTTGA
- a CDS encoding DUF6789 family protein, producing the protein MVSETTTHEPTSTESRTTLVPWQAGLVGGLAGGLVFGAMLSAMMTPVIEVAIPALYGIEGPAGLAGWIIHMSNSAVLGVVFGGLAGRAGLEGTGRAAGAGLVYGAVLWVVLAAIVMPIWLGAVGFPGAPPLPNFSPMSLVGHAVYGLVLGVVYAAVR; encoded by the coding sequence ATGGTATCAGAGACCACCACACACGAACCCACAAGCACGGAATCACGGACCACGCTCGTTCCCTGGCAGGCCGGACTGGTCGGCGGGCTGGCCGGCGGCCTCGTCTTCGGCGCGATGCTGTCGGCGATGATGACGCCCGTGATCGAGGTGGCGATCCCCGCCCTGTACGGGATCGAGGGCCCCGCGGGGCTGGCCGGCTGGATCATCCACATGTCGAACAGCGCAGTCCTGGGCGTCGTCTTCGGAGGGCTCGCCGGTCGCGCCGGTCTCGAGGGAACGGGACGAGCCGCCGGGGCCGGCCTCGTCTACGGGGCCGTCCTCTGGGTCGTCCTCGCGGCGATCGTCATGCCGATCTGGCTCGGCGCCGTCGGCTTCCCCGGCGCGCCGCCGCTGCCGAACTTCAGTCCCATGAGCCTCGTGGGCCACGCGGTCTACGGACTCGTGCTCGGCGTCGTCTACGCGGCCGTCCGTTGA
- a CDS encoding helix-turn-helix domain-containing protein, which yields MEELMIADELEFQHVLECVFDVQKHESRTYLALLDAPGSTVAELAEDLERDRSNVNRSLGTLVEKGLAERERRLLDAGGYVYQYTAVPLPEARERMHEAVEEWSAQVHERIDEFGSAR from the coding sequence ATGGAGGAGCTCATGATCGCCGACGAACTGGAGTTCCAACACGTACTGGAGTGCGTGTTCGACGTCCAGAAGCACGAGAGCCGAACCTACCTCGCGCTGCTCGACGCGCCGGGGAGCACCGTCGCCGAACTCGCGGAGGACCTCGAGCGCGACCGGAGCAACGTCAACCGGTCGCTCGGAACGCTCGTCGAGAAGGGGCTCGCGGAACGCGAGCGTCGCCTGCTCGATGCCGGCGGCTACGTCTACCAGTACACCGCCGTCCCGCTGCCGGAGGCCAGAGAACGGATGCACGAGGCCGTCGAGGAGTGGAGCGCGCAGGTCCACGAGCGGATCGACGAGTTCGGCTCGGCACGGTAG
- the thrC gene encoding threonine synthase produces the protein MSMELDAPAPEEPAVAEDGVWLECIETGEQYAPFEGIRYRSDAGGLLEVRYADLPDFTDFSGRGVWRYADALPVEREVTIDEGDTPLYEVPRLEEELGVESLRVKHEGMNPTGSFKDRGMTVGVGVARRLGVERLACASTGNTSAALAAYGARAGMETLVLLPAGKVAAGKVAQASLHGARILEVDDNFDTCLDIVQNLANRGEAYLLNSLNPFRLEGQKTIGLEILEAFEDDYGRFPDRICLPVGNAGNTAALFKAFRELVAAGAMETEQVPKLTGVQAEGAAPMVEAIEDDREAVERWETVETRATAIRIGNPVNAPKALPGIRETGGTAVAVSDEEITDAQRSLAEEGVGVEPASAASVAGLRKLREEGVVGSEEDVVCLTTGHLLKDPDAAAAAGADPEPVAGDTDAVLEHLAE, from the coding sequence ATGAGCATGGAACTCGACGCGCCGGCGCCCGAGGAGCCCGCGGTCGCCGAGGACGGCGTCTGGCTCGAGTGCATCGAGACCGGCGAGCAGTACGCGCCGTTCGAGGGGATCAGATACCGGAGCGACGCGGGCGGGCTGCTCGAGGTTCGTTACGCCGATCTCCCCGACTTCACGGACTTCTCGGGCCGGGGCGTCTGGCGCTACGCCGACGCGCTCCCGGTCGAGCGCGAGGTGACGATCGACGAGGGCGACACCCCGCTCTACGAGGTGCCCCGGCTTGAGGAGGAACTCGGCGTCGAGTCGCTGCGGGTGAAACACGAGGGGATGAACCCGACGGGGAGCTTCAAGGACCGGGGCATGACCGTCGGCGTCGGCGTCGCGCGCCGGCTGGGGGTCGAGCGCCTCGCCTGTGCCTCGACGGGCAACACCAGCGCCGCGCTCGCTGCCTACGGGGCGCGTGCGGGCATGGAAACGCTCGTGCTGTTGCCCGCGGGCAAGGTGGCCGCCGGCAAGGTCGCCCAGGCGAGCCTCCACGGCGCGCGCATCCTCGAGGTCGACGACAACTTCGATACGTGTCTCGACATCGTCCAGAACCTGGCGAACCGGGGCGAGGCGTACCTGCTCAACTCGCTCAACCCGTTCCGTCTCGAGGGCCAGAAGACGATCGGCCTCGAGATCCTCGAGGCGTTCGAGGACGACTACGGCCGGTTTCCCGACCGTATCTGTCTGCCGGTGGGTAACGCGGGCAACACCGCGGCGCTGTTCAAGGCGTTTCGCGAGCTCGTCGCGGCGGGGGCGATGGAGACCGAACAGGTTCCCAAGCTGACGGGCGTGCAGGCCGAGGGGGCCGCGCCGATGGTCGAGGCGATCGAGGACGATCGGGAAGCGGTCGAGCGCTGGGAGACGGTCGAGACCCGCGCGACCGCGATCCGCATCGGTAACCCGGTCAACGCCCCGAAGGCCCTCCCCGGAATTCGCGAGACCGGCGGCACCGCCGTCGCCGTGAGCGACGAGGAGATCACCGACGCCCAGCGCTCGCTCGCGGAGGAGGGCGTCGGCGTCGAGCCCGCCTCGGCGGCGTCGGTGGCAGGTCTGCGAAAGCTCCGAGAGGAGGGCGTCGTCGGAAGCGAGGAGGACGTCGTCTGTCTCACGACCGGCCACCTGCTGAAGGACCCCGACGCCGCGGCGGCGGCCGGCGCGGACCCCGAGCCGGTCGCCGGCGACACCGACGCCGTGCTGGAACACCTCGCGGAGTGA